Below is a genomic region from Spirosoma radiotolerans.
CCTTGCCTGGTGGGTGTTTGCGCTGGCGGGCTTACTGGCGGTAGGCGTTGCCCTGCTCACAGTAGGGTTCCAAAGCGTGAAAGCTGCGTTGACAAATCCCATAGAGAGTTTAAAATCAGAATAAGGCTATGCTGAAAAGCTATTTTACCACTGCCCTCCGCGCCCTGAAGCGTAATTGGAATTATACGGTAATCAATGTTGTCGGGCTTACCTTCGGGCTGGCTTGCTGCCTGCTATTATTCCTGGCTATTCGGTATGAACTCAGCTACGACCGGCACCACGCCAACGCCGACCACACCTACCGAATAATCACCTATTATCGTGACTCGGAGGGCGATGACCGTAATACGGGGGTTACACTCCCGGCTTTAGCCGCTCTTCGCAACGAGTTCCCCCAGCTGAAACATCAGCTAACGATGGTCTATGAGCTATATGGCGGCTTAGTGAAACTAGGCGACAAGACATCCAGTAAGTTTCTCGAAGACGGAGGTGTTATGGCTTTTGTGGAGCCTGAATATTTCAAATTGTTCGATTACCAATGGAAAGAAGGCAATCCACAAACGGCGGTTAAAAACCCAAACACGGTGGTGCTGTCGGAGCGAATGGCCCGTAAATATTTTGGCAACGCTGACCCGCTGGGCAAGTCCATTCGGGTTGAAAACAAGATGGATTTCGTTGTGACCGGTGTGGTCCAAAATCCACCGGTCACCAGTAGTGTACCGTTTGAGGTGCTGCTTTCCTTTGCGTCGTTAAAGCAATTTGGAACCAACGGCGGCTGGGACGATTGGAAATCTACCTACAGTGGTGCTCAGCTATATTTGACCCTGCCGCCAACCCTGACATCCGTTCAGATGGAGCGAGCGTTGGTGCCGTTCGTCAATAAATACATGCGCCCGGAGGATGCCAAGCATTTGCAGTACGAATTACAACCGCTAACCAACATTCATTTCGACACGCGCACAGGCAACTCGGCTAACCGAACGGTTAGCAAACGAATGGTGTGGGCAATGGCGCTGATTGGCTTGTTCATCTTGATTACAGCCTGCGTCAACTTCATCAATCTGGCCACGGCGCAGGCCATTCGGCGGGCCAAAGAAGTGGGCGTTCGGAAAGTACTGGGCAGTACACGGGCACAGTTAGTGCGGCAGTTTCTGGGCGAAACGGGATTATTAATGGGTTTAGCCGTTGGGCTGGCCTTTATTGTAGCCTACCTGTCATTGCCTTATGTGGCTGAATTGCTCGACATTAAAGCCGCTGCCCTTGTTTTAGTCAACCCATCGGTTGTCGGCTTTGTTGTATTGCTGGCAAGCCTGACAACGATATTGGCCGGTTTTTATCCGGCCCTGGTGTTGTCAGGTTATCAACCGGTGATGGCCCTTCGCGGAAAAATCCGTATGATCGGCAACAGCCAGTTAACGCTTCGGCGGGGCTTAATTGTGTTTCAGTTTGCGATCTCACAAATACTGATTATTGGTACGATCATCGCCTATAGCCAAATGACCTACGTTCGCACTGCCGATCTGGGTTATAATAAAGATGCTGTACTGACAGTGCAAATTCCC
It encodes:
- a CDS encoding ABC transporter permease, yielding MLKSYFTTALRALKRNWNYTVINVVGLTFGLACCLLLFLAIRYELSYDRHHANADHTYRIITYYRDSEGDDRNTGVTLPALAALRNEFPQLKHQLTMVYELYGGLVKLGDKTSSKFLEDGGVMAFVEPEYFKLFDYQWKEGNPQTAVKNPNTVVLSERMARKYFGNADPLGKSIRVENKMDFVVTGVVQNPPVTSSVPFEVLLSFASLKQFGTNGGWDDWKSTYSGAQLYLTLPPTLTSVQMERALVPFVNKYMRPEDAKHLQYELQPLTNIHFDTRTGNSANRTVSKRMVWAMALIGLFILITACVNFINLATAQAIRRAKEVGVRKVLGSTRAQLVRQFLGETGLLMGLAVGLAFIVAYLSLPYVAELLDIKAAALVLVNPSVVGFVVLLASLTTILAGFYPALVLSGYQPVMALRGKIRMIGNSQLTLRRGLIVFQFAISQILIIGTIIAYSQMTYVRTADLGYNKDAVLTVQIPERKPGQLETLKAKLAGLPTIKSLSYGISIPSSDGNWWASFTYNNAVKEADFGVVMRFADTAYFNTYGLKLIAGRLYRQADTTLEVVVNESLVKKLGIRQPQQIIGKYLAVDAGGNVNKQIVGVVKDFNTFSLHQQTNPSVLTSRRDAYHVLGIKLSTQQGGTEAIRQLISEVERHWNATFPDFVFKYEFLDQTLSNFYKSEERMYSLFRLLAGIAIFIGCLGLYGVVAFMAESRTKEVGIRKVLGASTSHIFSLFSIDFVKLVLVALLIASPVAWYFMSKWLADFPYKIDIEWWMFMLAGLLAVGIALVTVSFQSIKAALMNPVQSLRSE